A window from Osmia lignaria lignaria isolate PbOS001 chromosome 8, iyOsmLign1, whole genome shotgun sequence encodes these proteins:
- the lap gene encoding phosphatidylinositol-binding clathrin assembly protein lap isoform X2, producing MAGQTINDRLLAARHSIAGQGLAKAVCKATTEEMIGPKKKHLEYLVRCTNEPNVSIPQLANLLIERSQNTNWTVVFKALITVHHMLCYGNERFTQYLASSNSTFQLSNFLDKSGVQAGARIGYDMSPFIRRYAKYLNEKALSYRTVAFDFCKVKRGKEDRTLRTMNAEKLLKTLPVLQAQLDALLEFDCTANDLTNGVINMAFMLLFRDLIRLFACYNDGIINLLEKYFDMNKKQCREALDLYKKFLIRMDRVGEFLKVAENVGIDKGDIPDLTKAPSSLLDALEQHLASLEGKKGSAANTPTQSASNRTNVKSGVSALSSTSTAFGTAASNNRLDHAGNGHIDEALRQQALAEEEAAMNQYKAKVQSPSSGPSTNPFLSSPTNNANQPIVDLFGASSATAENQPQKASDDLLQLAGNPFADMFGAPQPAAAPTTQAQNNMWMTNGFAAVPPANNNFVTDNSFSSVFGNQDSQSAGAPGAAGSVPNPFMSDFPSLGPQPPQSNAAAFGLFEQGAANQGGESQQQSQTGDLFSAGGQADLFGSDSAVPKTAEGGAAGDAAGETVSSATAASGKSTATPPPRPPPPATAMNGATPRSASPTTAGAAAGKAPSAASINTAAAAPGKSAFEDLNDSIRMALGGSPSRPAPIAQQQVPTAQQAQQAQQAQQQPMQQGFGMFDMVGNMPATGQPVMPGGPMAGYGIPTQVPAGYGSPAKQPISAGQPQNAASTGKVLTGDLDSSLASLAQNLSINKSAQQQVKGMQWNSPKNAAKTGGPAGGWTPQPMAATTGAGYRPMGQGMTQLPTTTLGFPPHTAPLGMQGVPMGMQGMQGMQGMQGMRPMMGTMPGGPGGMMVAGGAAPMMMPNANPMMGANLQQQQQPQQQQQPQAATQPQNNQVQLDPFGAL from the exons aTTTAGTACGATGCACAAACGAGCCGAACGTGTCGATACCACAGCTGGCGAATCTACTAATAGAACGATCACAGAACACCAACTGGACGGTGGTTTTCAAAGCTCTGATCACGGTCCACCATATGCTTTGTTATGGCAACGAG AGGTTTACACAGTATCTGGCGTCCAGTAACAGCACGTTTCAGCTCAGTAATTTTCTCGATAAAAGCGGCGTGCAAG CAGGAGCACGTATCG GCTATGACATGTCACCATTCATCAGAAGATACGCCAAGTATCTGAACGAGAAGGCTCTTTCCTACAGAACTGTAGCGTTTGATTTTTGCAAAGTTAAGAGAGG aaagGAGGATCGCACCCTGCGAACCATGAACgctgaaaaattattgaaaacctTGCCAGTTCTCCAGGCACAATTGGACGCCTTGCTAGAATTCGACTGTACCGCTAATGATCTTACAAACGGTGTTATAAACATGGCTTTTATGCTTCTCTTTCGAGATCTGATCCGATTATTTGCTTGTTACAACGATGGCATTATTAATTTACTAG aaaaatattttgatatgaATAAAAAGCAATGTCGCGAGGCTTTGGACTTGTATAAAAAGTTTCTGATACGAATGGATCGGGTTGGTGAATTCTTGAAAGTTGCCGAG aATGTCGGTATTGATAAAGGGGATATACCTGATCTAACAAAG GCTCCAAGCAGCTTGTTGGATGCATTAGAACAACACTTGGCTTCCTTGGAAGGAAAGAAGGGCTCTGCAGCAAATACACCAACGCAATCTGCAAG CAATAGAACGAATGTAAAGTCGGGAGTGTCCGCCCTGTCTTCCACCAGTACTGCGTTTGGAACAGCAGCGAGTAACAATCGACTCGACCATGCTGGAAATGGACATATCGATGAAGCGTTACGGCAGCAAGCTCTCGCGGAAGAGGAAGCCGCTATGAATCAGTACAAG GCAAAAGTACAATCTCCGTCGAGCGGCCCAAGCACGAATCCATTCCTCAGTTCTCCAACGAATAACGCCAACCAGCCAATCGTAGATTTGTTTGGTGCATCATCAGCGACGGCAGAAAATCAG CCACAGAAAGCATCAGACGATTTGCTTCAGCTAGCAGGCAATCCTTTTGCGGACATGTTTGGCGCACCACAGCCTGCAGCTGCGCCTACCACACAAGCGCAAAACAATATGTGGATGACTAACG GTTTTGCCGCAGTGCCCCCAGCAAATAATAACTTTGTTACAGATAACAGTTTCTCTTCCGTATTTGGCAATCAAGATTCTCAATCCG CTGGTGCTCCAGGAGCAGCGGGATCCGTACCGAACCCTTTCATGTCCGATTTCCCTTCCCTCGGTCCTCAGCCACCGCAGTCAAACGCAGCCGCTTTTGGTCTCTTCGAGCAGGGTGCCGCGAACCAAGGTGGCGAGAGCCAGCAACAATCGCAGACCGGAGACCTGTTCAGTGCTGGCGGTCAGGCAGATCTCTTTGGGAGCGACTCTGCAGTGCCCAAGACCGCGGAGGGAGGAGCCGCCGGGGATGCTGCCGGTGAGACGGTATCCTCAGCGACTGCAGCCTCCGGTAAGTCCACTGCCACGCCGCCTCCCAGACCGCCGCCTCCCGCGACAGCCATGAACGGTGCTACGCCAAGATCAGCATCACCAACTACAGCAGGAGCGGCGGCTGGAAAAGCCCCATCAGCCGCGTCGATCAACACCGCCGCCGCCGCTCCAGGCAAAAGCGCTTTCGAAGATTTGAACGATAGTATTCGTATGGCACTGGGCGGGTCTCCGTCTCGACCGGCACCCATCGCTCAACAACAAGTCCCAACCGCGCAGCAAGCGCAGCAAGCGCAGCAAGCACAGCAACAACCTATGCAACAGGGTTTCGGCATGTTCGATATGGTCGGCAATATGCCCGCCACCGGGCAGCCTGTTATGCCTGGTGGTCCAATGGCCGGCTACGGTATTCCTACCCAAGTCCCGGCGGGGTACGGTTCCCCGGCAAAGCAACCGATTTCAG CAGGGCAACCCCAAAATGCAGCATCCACGGGGAAAGTTTTGACCGGGGATTTGGATAGCAGCCTTGCTAGCCTTGCCCAGAATTTGTCTATCAACAAAAGTGCGCAACAACAAGTCAA GGGTATGCAATGGAATTCTCCTAAAAATGCTGCCAAAACAGGAGGTCCAGCTGGTGGATGGACACCACAACCCATGGCAGCAACTACTGGTGCTGGTTATCGTCCAATG GGTCAAGGAATGACGCAACTTCCTACAACCACCTTGGGCTTTCCTCCCCACACTGCACCATTG GGAATGCAAGGTGTCCCAATGGGAATGCAAGGCATGCAGGGCATGCAGGGTATGCAGGGCATGAGGCCGATGATGGGTACAATGCCTGGTGGTCCTGGTGGCATGATGGTTGCAGGAGGAGCTGCACCAATGATGATGCCCAATGCGAATCCCATGATGGGTGCTAATcttcagcaacaacagcaaccacagcagcaacagcaacccCAGGCTGCTACACAACCACAAAATAATCAAGTCCAACTTGATCCGTTTGGTGCTCTGTGA
- the lap gene encoding phosphatidylinositol-binding clathrin assembly protein lap isoform X10 — MLCYGNERFTQYLASSNSTFQLSNFLDKSGVQAGARIGYDMSPFIRRYAKYLNEKALSYRTVAFDFCKVKRGKEDRTLRTMNAEKLLKTLPVLQAQLDALLEFDCTANDLTNGVINMAFMLLFRDLIRLFACYNDGIINLLEKYFDMNKKQCREALDLYKKFLIRMDRVGEFLKVAENVGIDKGDIPDLTKAPSSLLDALEQHLASLEGKKGSAANTPTQSASNRTNVKSGVSALSSTSTAFGTAASNNRLDHAGNGHIDEALRQQALAEEEAAMNQYKAKVQSPSSGPSTNPFLSSPTNNANQPIVDLFGASSATAENQPQKASDDLLQLAGNPFADMFGAPQPAAAPTTQAQNNMWMTNGNGFAAVPPANNNFVTDNSFSSVFGNQDSQSAGAPGAAGSVPNPFMSDFPSLGPQPPQSNAAAFGLFEQGAANQGGESQQQSQTGDLFSAGGQADLFGSDSAVPKTAEGGAAGDAAGETVSSATAASGKSTATPPPRPPPPATAMNGATPRSASPTTAGAAAGKAPSAASINTAAAAPGKSAFEDLNDSIRMALGGSPSRPAPIAQQQVPTAQQAQQAQQAQQQPMQQGFGMFDMVGNMPATGQPVMPGGPMAGYGIPTQVPAGYGSPAKQPISAGQPQNAASTGKVLTGDLDSSLASLAQNLSINKSAQQQVKGMQWNSPKNAAKTGGPAGGWTPQPMAATTGAGYRPMGQGMTQLPTTTLGFPPHTAPLGMQGVPMGMQGMQGMQGMQGMRPMMGTMPGGPGGMMVAGGAAPMMMPNANPMMGANLQQQQQPQQQQQPQAATQPQNNQVQLDPFGAL, encoded by the exons ATGCTTTGTTATGGCAACGAG AGGTTTACACAGTATCTGGCGTCCAGTAACAGCACGTTTCAGCTCAGTAATTTTCTCGATAAAAGCGGCGTGCAAG CAGGAGCACGTATCG GCTATGACATGTCACCATTCATCAGAAGATACGCCAAGTATCTGAACGAGAAGGCTCTTTCCTACAGAACTGTAGCGTTTGATTTTTGCAAAGTTAAGAGAGG aaagGAGGATCGCACCCTGCGAACCATGAACgctgaaaaattattgaaaacctTGCCAGTTCTCCAGGCACAATTGGACGCCTTGCTAGAATTCGACTGTACCGCTAATGATCTTACAAACGGTGTTATAAACATGGCTTTTATGCTTCTCTTTCGAGATCTGATCCGATTATTTGCTTGTTACAACGATGGCATTATTAATTTACTAG aaaaatattttgatatgaATAAAAAGCAATGTCGCGAGGCTTTGGACTTGTATAAAAAGTTTCTGATACGAATGGATCGGGTTGGTGAATTCTTGAAAGTTGCCGAG aATGTCGGTATTGATAAAGGGGATATACCTGATCTAACAAAG GCTCCAAGCAGCTTGTTGGATGCATTAGAACAACACTTGGCTTCCTTGGAAGGAAAGAAGGGCTCTGCAGCAAATACACCAACGCAATCTGCAAG CAATAGAACGAATGTAAAGTCGGGAGTGTCCGCCCTGTCTTCCACCAGTACTGCGTTTGGAACAGCAGCGAGTAACAATCGACTCGACCATGCTGGAAATGGACATATCGATGAAGCGTTACGGCAGCAAGCTCTCGCGGAAGAGGAAGCCGCTATGAATCAGTACAAG GCAAAAGTACAATCTCCGTCGAGCGGCCCAAGCACGAATCCATTCCTCAGTTCTCCAACGAATAACGCCAACCAGCCAATCGTAGATTTGTTTGGTGCATCATCAGCGACGGCAGAAAATCAG CCACAGAAAGCATCAGACGATTTGCTTCAGCTAGCAGGCAATCCTTTTGCGGACATGTTTGGCGCACCACAGCCTGCAGCTGCGCCTACCACACAAGCGCAAAACAATATGTGGATGACTAACGGTAACG GTTTTGCCGCAGTGCCCCCAGCAAATAATAACTTTGTTACAGATAACAGTTTCTCTTCCGTATTTGGCAATCAAGATTCTCAATCCG CTGGTGCTCCAGGAGCAGCGGGATCCGTACCGAACCCTTTCATGTCCGATTTCCCTTCCCTCGGTCCTCAGCCACCGCAGTCAAACGCAGCCGCTTTTGGTCTCTTCGAGCAGGGTGCCGCGAACCAAGGTGGCGAGAGCCAGCAACAATCGCAGACCGGAGACCTGTTCAGTGCTGGCGGTCAGGCAGATCTCTTTGGGAGCGACTCTGCAGTGCCCAAGACCGCGGAGGGAGGAGCCGCCGGGGATGCTGCCGGTGAGACGGTATCCTCAGCGACTGCAGCCTCCGGTAAGTCCACTGCCACGCCGCCTCCCAGACCGCCGCCTCCCGCGACAGCCATGAACGGTGCTACGCCAAGATCAGCATCACCAACTACAGCAGGAGCGGCGGCTGGAAAAGCCCCATCAGCCGCGTCGATCAACACCGCCGCCGCCGCTCCAGGCAAAAGCGCTTTCGAAGATTTGAACGATAGTATTCGTATGGCACTGGGCGGGTCTCCGTCTCGACCGGCACCCATCGCTCAACAACAAGTCCCAACCGCGCAGCAAGCGCAGCAAGCGCAGCAAGCACAGCAACAACCTATGCAACAGGGTTTCGGCATGTTCGATATGGTCGGCAATATGCCCGCCACCGGGCAGCCTGTTATGCCTGGTGGTCCAATGGCCGGCTACGGTATTCCTACCCAAGTCCCGGCGGGGTACGGTTCCCCGGCAAAGCAACCGATTTCAG CAGGGCAACCCCAAAATGCAGCATCCACGGGGAAAGTTTTGACCGGGGATTTGGATAGCAGCCTTGCTAGCCTTGCCCAGAATTTGTCTATCAACAAAAGTGCGCAACAACAAGTCAA GGGTATGCAATGGAATTCTCCTAAAAATGCTGCCAAAACAGGAGGTCCAGCTGGTGGATGGACACCACAACCCATGGCAGCAACTACTGGTGCTGGTTATCGTCCAATG GGTCAAGGAATGACGCAACTTCCTACAACCACCTTGGGCTTTCCTCCCCACACTGCACCATTG GGAATGCAAGGTGTCCCAATGGGAATGCAAGGCATGCAGGGCATGCAGGGTATGCAGGGCATGAGGCCGATGATGGGTACAATGCCTGGTGGTCCTGGTGGCATGATGGTTGCAGGAGGAGCTGCACCAATGATGATGCCCAATGCGAATCCCATGATGGGTGCTAATcttcagcaacaacagcaaccacagcagcaacagcaacccCAGGCTGCTACACAACCACAAAATAATCAAGTCCAACTTGATCCGTTTGGTGCTCTGTGA
- the lap gene encoding phosphatidylinositol-binding clathrin assembly protein lap isoform X7, with translation MAGQTINDRLLAARHSIAGQGLAKAVCKATTEEMIGPKKKHLEYLVRCTNEPNVSIPQLANLLIERSQNTNWTVVFKALITVHHMLCYGNERFTQYLASSNSTFQLSNFLDKSGVQAGARIGYDMSPFIRRYAKYLNEKALSYRTVAFDFCKVKRGKEDRTLRTMNAEKLLKTLPVLQAQLDALLEFDCTANDLTNGVINMAFMLLFRDLIRLFACYNDGIINLLEKYFDMNKKQCREALDLYKKFLIRMDRVGEFLKVAENVGIDKGDIPDLTKAPSSLLDALEQHLASLEGKKGSAANTPTQSASNRTNVKSGVSALSSTSTAFGTAASNNRLDHAGNGHIDEALRQQALAEEEAAMNQYKAKVQSPSSGPSTNPFLSSPTNNANQPIVDLFGASSATAENQPQKASDDLLQLAGNPFADMFGAPQPAAAPTTQAQNNMWMTNGNGFAAVPPANNNFVTDNSFSSVFGNQDSQSAGAPGAAGSVPNPFMSDFPSLGPQPPQSNAAAFGLFEQGAANQGGESQQQSQTGDLFSAGGQADLFGSDSAVPKTAEGGAAGDAAGETVSSATAASGKSTATPPPRPPPPATAMNGATPRSASPTTAGAAAGKAPSAASINTAAAAPGKSAFEDLNDSIRMALGGSPSRPAPIAQQQVPTAQQAQQAQQAQQQPMQQGFGMFDMVGNMPATGQPVMPGGPMAGYGIPTQVPAGYGSPAKQPISAGQPQNAASTGKVLTGDLDSSLASLAQNLSINKSAQQQVKGMQWNSPKNAAKTGGPAGGWTPQPMAATTGAGYRPMGMQGVPMGMQGMQGMQGMQGMRPMMGTMPGGPGGMMVAGGAAPMMMPNANPMMGANLQQQQQPQQQQQPQAATQPQNNQVQLDPFGAL, from the exons aTTTAGTACGATGCACAAACGAGCCGAACGTGTCGATACCACAGCTGGCGAATCTACTAATAGAACGATCACAGAACACCAACTGGACGGTGGTTTTCAAAGCTCTGATCACGGTCCACCATATGCTTTGTTATGGCAACGAG AGGTTTACACAGTATCTGGCGTCCAGTAACAGCACGTTTCAGCTCAGTAATTTTCTCGATAAAAGCGGCGTGCAAG CAGGAGCACGTATCG GCTATGACATGTCACCATTCATCAGAAGATACGCCAAGTATCTGAACGAGAAGGCTCTTTCCTACAGAACTGTAGCGTTTGATTTTTGCAAAGTTAAGAGAGG aaagGAGGATCGCACCCTGCGAACCATGAACgctgaaaaattattgaaaacctTGCCAGTTCTCCAGGCACAATTGGACGCCTTGCTAGAATTCGACTGTACCGCTAATGATCTTACAAACGGTGTTATAAACATGGCTTTTATGCTTCTCTTTCGAGATCTGATCCGATTATTTGCTTGTTACAACGATGGCATTATTAATTTACTAG aaaaatattttgatatgaATAAAAAGCAATGTCGCGAGGCTTTGGACTTGTATAAAAAGTTTCTGATACGAATGGATCGGGTTGGTGAATTCTTGAAAGTTGCCGAG aATGTCGGTATTGATAAAGGGGATATACCTGATCTAACAAAG GCTCCAAGCAGCTTGTTGGATGCATTAGAACAACACTTGGCTTCCTTGGAAGGAAAGAAGGGCTCTGCAGCAAATACACCAACGCAATCTGCAAG CAATAGAACGAATGTAAAGTCGGGAGTGTCCGCCCTGTCTTCCACCAGTACTGCGTTTGGAACAGCAGCGAGTAACAATCGACTCGACCATGCTGGAAATGGACATATCGATGAAGCGTTACGGCAGCAAGCTCTCGCGGAAGAGGAAGCCGCTATGAATCAGTACAAG GCAAAAGTACAATCTCCGTCGAGCGGCCCAAGCACGAATCCATTCCTCAGTTCTCCAACGAATAACGCCAACCAGCCAATCGTAGATTTGTTTGGTGCATCATCAGCGACGGCAGAAAATCAG CCACAGAAAGCATCAGACGATTTGCTTCAGCTAGCAGGCAATCCTTTTGCGGACATGTTTGGCGCACCACAGCCTGCAGCTGCGCCTACCACACAAGCGCAAAACAATATGTGGATGACTAACGGTAACG GTTTTGCCGCAGTGCCCCCAGCAAATAATAACTTTGTTACAGATAACAGTTTCTCTTCCGTATTTGGCAATCAAGATTCTCAATCCG CTGGTGCTCCAGGAGCAGCGGGATCCGTACCGAACCCTTTCATGTCCGATTTCCCTTCCCTCGGTCCTCAGCCACCGCAGTCAAACGCAGCCGCTTTTGGTCTCTTCGAGCAGGGTGCCGCGAACCAAGGTGGCGAGAGCCAGCAACAATCGCAGACCGGAGACCTGTTCAGTGCTGGCGGTCAGGCAGATCTCTTTGGGAGCGACTCTGCAGTGCCCAAGACCGCGGAGGGAGGAGCCGCCGGGGATGCTGCCGGTGAGACGGTATCCTCAGCGACTGCAGCCTCCGGTAAGTCCACTGCCACGCCGCCTCCCAGACCGCCGCCTCCCGCGACAGCCATGAACGGTGCTACGCCAAGATCAGCATCACCAACTACAGCAGGAGCGGCGGCTGGAAAAGCCCCATCAGCCGCGTCGATCAACACCGCCGCCGCCGCTCCAGGCAAAAGCGCTTTCGAAGATTTGAACGATAGTATTCGTATGGCACTGGGCGGGTCTCCGTCTCGACCGGCACCCATCGCTCAACAACAAGTCCCAACCGCGCAGCAAGCGCAGCAAGCGCAGCAAGCACAGCAACAACCTATGCAACAGGGTTTCGGCATGTTCGATATGGTCGGCAATATGCCCGCCACCGGGCAGCCTGTTATGCCTGGTGGTCCAATGGCCGGCTACGGTATTCCTACCCAAGTCCCGGCGGGGTACGGTTCCCCGGCAAAGCAACCGATTTCAG CAGGGCAACCCCAAAATGCAGCATCCACGGGGAAAGTTTTGACCGGGGATTTGGATAGCAGCCTTGCTAGCCTTGCCCAGAATTTGTCTATCAACAAAAGTGCGCAACAACAAGTCAA GGGTATGCAATGGAATTCTCCTAAAAATGCTGCCAAAACAGGAGGTCCAGCTGGTGGATGGACACCACAACCCATGGCAGCAACTACTGGTGCTGGTTATCGTCCAATG GGAATGCAAGGTGTCCCAATGGGAATGCAAGGCATGCAGGGCATGCAGGGTATGCAGGGCATGAGGCCGATGATGGGTACAATGCCTGGTGGTCCTGGTGGCATGATGGTTGCAGGAGGAGCTGCACCAATGATGATGCCCAATGCGAATCCCATGATGGGTGCTAATcttcagcaacaacagcaaccacagcagcaacagcaacccCAGGCTGCTACACAACCACAAAATAATCAAGTCCAACTTGATCCGTTTGGTGCTCTGTGA
- the lap gene encoding phosphatidylinositol-binding clathrin assembly protein lap isoform X4, translating to MAGQTINDRLLAARHSIAGQGLAKAVCKATTEEMIGPKKKHLEYLVRCTNEPNVSIPQLANLLIERSQNTNWTVVFKALITVHHMLCYGNERFTQYLASSNSTFQLSNFLDKSGVQAGARIGYDMSPFIRRYAKYLNEKALSYRTVAFDFCKVKRGKEDRTLRTMNAEKLLKTLPVLQAQLDALLEFDCTANDLTNGVINMAFMLLFRDLIRLFACYNDGIINLLEKYFDMNKKQCREALDLYKKFLIRMDRVGEFLKVAENVGIDKGDIPDLTKAPSSLLDALEQHLASLEGKKGSAANTPTQSASNRTNVKSGVSALSSTSTAFGTAASNNRLDHAGNGHIDEALRQQALAEEEAAMNQYKAKVQSPSSGPSTNPFLSSPTNNANQPIVDLFGASSATAENQPQKASDDLLQLAGNPFADMFGAPQPAAAPTTQAQNNMWMTNGNDNSFSSVFGNQDSQSAGAPGAAGSVPNPFMSDFPSLGPQPPQSNAAAFGLFEQGAANQGGESQQQSQTGDLFSAGGQADLFGSDSAVPKTAEGGAAGDAAGETVSSATAASGKSTATPPPRPPPPATAMNGATPRSASPTTAGAAAGKAPSAASINTAAAAPGKSAFEDLNDSIRMALGGSPSRPAPIAQQQVPTAQQAQQAQQAQQQPMQQGFGMFDMVGNMPATGQPVMPGGPMAGYGIPTQVPAGYGSPAKQPISAGQPQNAASTGKVLTGDLDSSLASLAQNLSINKSAQQQVKGMQWNSPKNAAKTGGPAGGWTPQPMAATTGAGYRPMGQGMTQLPTTTLGFPPHTAPLGMQGVPMGMQGMQGMQGMQGMRPMMGTMPGGPGGMMVAGGAAPMMMPNANPMMGANLQQQQQPQQQQQPQAATQPQNNQVQLDPFGAL from the exons aTTTAGTACGATGCACAAACGAGCCGAACGTGTCGATACCACAGCTGGCGAATCTACTAATAGAACGATCACAGAACACCAACTGGACGGTGGTTTTCAAAGCTCTGATCACGGTCCACCATATGCTTTGTTATGGCAACGAG AGGTTTACACAGTATCTGGCGTCCAGTAACAGCACGTTTCAGCTCAGTAATTTTCTCGATAAAAGCGGCGTGCAAG CAGGAGCACGTATCG GCTATGACATGTCACCATTCATCAGAAGATACGCCAAGTATCTGAACGAGAAGGCTCTTTCCTACAGAACTGTAGCGTTTGATTTTTGCAAAGTTAAGAGAGG aaagGAGGATCGCACCCTGCGAACCATGAACgctgaaaaattattgaaaacctTGCCAGTTCTCCAGGCACAATTGGACGCCTTGCTAGAATTCGACTGTACCGCTAATGATCTTACAAACGGTGTTATAAACATGGCTTTTATGCTTCTCTTTCGAGATCTGATCCGATTATTTGCTTGTTACAACGATGGCATTATTAATTTACTAG aaaaatattttgatatgaATAAAAAGCAATGTCGCGAGGCTTTGGACTTGTATAAAAAGTTTCTGATACGAATGGATCGGGTTGGTGAATTCTTGAAAGTTGCCGAG aATGTCGGTATTGATAAAGGGGATATACCTGATCTAACAAAG GCTCCAAGCAGCTTGTTGGATGCATTAGAACAACACTTGGCTTCCTTGGAAGGAAAGAAGGGCTCTGCAGCAAATACACCAACGCAATCTGCAAG CAATAGAACGAATGTAAAGTCGGGAGTGTCCGCCCTGTCTTCCACCAGTACTGCGTTTGGAACAGCAGCGAGTAACAATCGACTCGACCATGCTGGAAATGGACATATCGATGAAGCGTTACGGCAGCAAGCTCTCGCGGAAGAGGAAGCCGCTATGAATCAGTACAAG GCAAAAGTACAATCTCCGTCGAGCGGCCCAAGCACGAATCCATTCCTCAGTTCTCCAACGAATAACGCCAACCAGCCAATCGTAGATTTGTTTGGTGCATCATCAGCGACGGCAGAAAATCAG CCACAGAAAGCATCAGACGATTTGCTTCAGCTAGCAGGCAATCCTTTTGCGGACATGTTTGGCGCACCACAGCCTGCAGCTGCGCCTACCACACAAGCGCAAAACAATATGTGGATGACTAACGGTAACG ATAACAGTTTCTCTTCCGTATTTGGCAATCAAGATTCTCAATCCG CTGGTGCTCCAGGAGCAGCGGGATCCGTACCGAACCCTTTCATGTCCGATTTCCCTTCCCTCGGTCCTCAGCCACCGCAGTCAAACGCAGCCGCTTTTGGTCTCTTCGAGCAGGGTGCCGCGAACCAAGGTGGCGAGAGCCAGCAACAATCGCAGACCGGAGACCTGTTCAGTGCTGGCGGTCAGGCAGATCTCTTTGGGAGCGACTCTGCAGTGCCCAAGACCGCGGAGGGAGGAGCCGCCGGGGATGCTGCCGGTGAGACGGTATCCTCAGCGACTGCAGCCTCCGGTAAGTCCACTGCCACGCCGCCTCCCAGACCGCCGCCTCCCGCGACAGCCATGAACGGTGCTACGCCAAGATCAGCATCACCAACTACAGCAGGAGCGGCGGCTGGAAAAGCCCCATCAGCCGCGTCGATCAACACCGCCGCCGCCGCTCCAGGCAAAAGCGCTTTCGAAGATTTGAACGATAGTATTCGTATGGCACTGGGCGGGTCTCCGTCTCGACCGGCACCCATCGCTCAACAACAAGTCCCAACCGCGCAGCAAGCGCAGCAAGCGCAGCAAGCACAGCAACAACCTATGCAACAGGGTTTCGGCATGTTCGATATGGTCGGCAATATGCCCGCCACCGGGCAGCCTGTTATGCCTGGTGGTCCAATGGCCGGCTACGGTATTCCTACCCAAGTCCCGGCGGGGTACGGTTCCCCGGCAAAGCAACCGATTTCAG CAGGGCAACCCCAAAATGCAGCATCCACGGGGAAAGTTTTGACCGGGGATTTGGATAGCAGCCTTGCTAGCCTTGCCCAGAATTTGTCTATCAACAAAAGTGCGCAACAACAAGTCAA GGGTATGCAATGGAATTCTCCTAAAAATGCTGCCAAAACAGGAGGTCCAGCTGGTGGATGGACACCACAACCCATGGCAGCAACTACTGGTGCTGGTTATCGTCCAATG GGTCAAGGAATGACGCAACTTCCTACAACCACCTTGGGCTTTCCTCCCCACACTGCACCATTG GGAATGCAAGGTGTCCCAATGGGAATGCAAGGCATGCAGGGCATGCAGGGTATGCAGGGCATGAGGCCGATGATGGGTACAATGCCTGGTGGTCCTGGTGGCATGATGGTTGCAGGAGGAGCTGCACCAATGATGATGCCCAATGCGAATCCCATGATGGGTGCTAATcttcagcaacaacagcaaccacagcagcaacagcaacccCAGGCTGCTACACAACCACAAAATAATCAAGTCCAACTTGATCCGTTTGGTGCTCTGTGA